A part of Bombus huntii isolate Logan2020A chromosome 16, iyBomHunt1.1, whole genome shotgun sequence genomic DNA contains:
- the LOC126874591 gene encoding rho GTPase-activating protein 100F isoform X11 has protein sequence MDKRTIPRTTDLDTSRRRKEEQQRAWTPVETRERGAEGCTTKAEELLAAAAGLPEDTSNKRGCKSAAQVWMSLLSLCDRMCGSAAWLVLFTCLHGEGRGEVTDISASPGRQAPANQLRPKEPPPMVIQGDFRKVSGISTEIFKQIETVENDHDASTAAALEAVERRGEMVVRVIEPRQMGRQASEAAKKFIAMQDPKHPIHFVEIIKRPGQTLGLYIREGNGVDRNDGVFISRIALETAVYNSGCLKVGDEILAVNLVDVTHMSLDDVVIIMSIPRRLVLATRHGQHQPVSHSRQTEHKAPPVVVIKRELNEDESDHATSNHVRDGSRRRGDGREMLPSRSRLGLSGLGSSQDLGSSNGDLYYNSRPEGHWSYQPPPPPVITHQPKPSTTQHFQPYERGYPKTLESLAEKDFTKVHSFYTGPVMPSNGGRRMSTGAGMQSVGSRLSSQTQPSHYGYGQHSGSGRIMPRSGSDQHLPRVDYTSITTPARHTLLRSSLKSGTSALRYNTRYGTQGDSTSTTQRQGQFGTLTRRHRPSLDYASDTEATCSSSPKSAYYYYRHNMNNPPQSSAVSHLATLSRSQIGQSSSGLRSNSLPRSGRTLPQQPGLRSGLSTVASGLIDQEDSDGALSAPELPSIRRDRGRIPSSPSVFTSDEYRAWLSRTPSTSALYEQIRATTTRPPRYTYSAENIHAAVNQGEYGSYGTYRPLSSTLDRLSTRSASAQQVNLANLRASTAISSTCHRGTANPRPASVASSARTSLTSQKPSLSSSTTQRATSVRRIRNLLDLESTRSIPTPTPTRTQDQRLLDINPAEFLKYKIEKPPTVGTPSSTSSLLSSLGETSSGDLAGGVSGLLWVHLLAGRGLRSTTSSSAATTPSTPSGQPNLASCGLRDLYCVLECDRVHKARTVMRTGDLMFDWDETFELDLVGNRQLDLLVYSWDPQYRHKLCYKGSVHLATLLKESPVHQLAVKVEPRGTIYLRLRYTDAQQTFRRRGLPVISLATRVAPLFGVDLDTVVSRESKTGGVPGGVSTALAMGVPNVPIIVWRCVEEVERRGLDIIGLYRLCGSATKKRILREAFERNARSVNLSPDNVPDINVITGVLKDYLRELPEPLFTRCLYQMMVDALAVCLPDDPQGNAKLMFSILDCLPKVNRCTLIYLLDHLAMVVSQCNKMSPASLAVCFGPVLMLHSEENGPPLDFQQPIAVLKYLLEIWPVKSDSSEDFFSRFGASSSYANSRAQQQSTATAAPAAGSATGATATAGNIGTHRAALAASTLTSSTAPNYGSTRSPRALHSSSTTGQASPG, from the exons ATGGATAAACGTACTATCCCAAGAACGACGGACCTCGACACCTCGAGAAGGAGGAAAGAGGAACAGCAGAGGGCCTGGACACCGGTTGAGACCAGGGAGAGGGGTGCTGAGGGCTGCACGACCAAGGCTGAAGAGCTCCTAGCCGCTGCTGCCGGCCTTCCTGAGGACACGTCTAACAAAAGGGGCTGCAAATCGGCCGCGCAAGTGTGGATGTCTTTATTGTCCCTCTGTGATCGGATGTGCGGCTCCGCCGCGTGGCTAGTGCTCTTCACATGCCTCCACGGG GAGGGCCGGGGGGAAGTGACAGACATCAGCGCAAGTCCTGGGAGGCAAGCACCTGCCAACCAGTTGCGCCCCAAGGAACCACCCCCCATGGTGATTCAGGGAGATTTCAGAAAG GTGAGTGGAATCAGCACAGAGATCTTCAAACAGATCGAGACCGTCGAGAACGATCATGACGCCTCGACAGCAGCGGCCCTCGAAGCTGTCGAACGAAGGGGTGAGATGGTCGTCCGAGTCATCGAGCCACGACAGATGGGCAGACAGGCGTCCGAGGCGGCGAAGAAGTTCATTGCTATGCAG GATCCAAAGCATCCCATCCACTTTGTCGAGATAATCAAAAGGCCAGGCCAGACGCTGGGGTTGTACATACGGGAAGGCAATGGCGTCGACAGAAACGACGGTGTCTTTATCTCGAGGATAGCCCTGGAGACCGCAGTCTACAACAGCGGCTGCCTGAAG GTTGGGGATGAAATCCTAGCAGTGAATCTGGTCGATGTGACGCACATGAGCCTGGACGATGTCGTGATCATTATGTCGATACCCAGGAGGCTCGTCTTGGCGACTAGGCATGGCCAGCACCAGCCAGTCTCACATAGTCGTCAGACCGAGCACAAAGCGCCTCCGGTTGTGGTGATCAAGAGGGAGCTAAATGAAGATGAGAGCGACCATGCAACGAGTAACCACGTCAG GGATGGCAGTCGTAGGCGTGGCGACGGTCGTGAGATGCTACCTTCCCGGTCTAGATTAGGTCTGTCGGGTCTAGGCTCCAGTCAAGACCTAGGTTCCAGCAACGGTGACCTATACTACAACTCCAGACCGGAGGGACACTGGTCGTATCAACCACCACCACCTCCTGTTATCACACATCAGCCAAAACCCTCTACGACGCAACACTTCCAGCCTTATGAGCGTGGATATCCAAAAACTTTGGAGAGTTTAGCTGAAAAA GATTTCACAAAG GTACACTCCTTCTACACGGGGCCAGTTATGCCCTCAAATGGTGGTCGTCGAATGTCCACGGGCGCAGGGATGCAGTCGGTTGGCAGCAGATTGTCTAGTCAGACTCAGCCATCGCATTATGGTTATGGCCAACACTCTGGAAGTGGAAGAATTATGCCTAGAAGCGGTTCAGATCAACATTTACCTCGCGTTGATTACACAAGTATCACCACTCCAGCTCGACATACTCTTCTTAGATCCAGCTTGAAGTCAG GAACATCTGCGTTGAGATACAACACCAGATATGGCACTCAGGGAGACAGTACGTCGACTACTCAGAGACAAGGTCAATTTGGTACCCTAACCAGGAGGCACCGACCATCGTTGGATTATGCTTCAGACACTGAAGCAACCTGTTCGAGTTCGCCCAAGTCGGCGTATTATTACTACAGGCACAATATGAACAATCCGCCTCAGAGTAGCGCTGTCTCGCATCTTGCCACCCTATCGAGATCACAGATTGGTCAGAGTTCCTCAG GCTTGAGATCGAATTCGTTGCCTCGTAGTGGCAGAACGTTGCCCCAGCAACCAGGTCTCAGGTCTGGACTTAGCACAGTAGCATCTGGACTAATAGATCAGGAAGATAGTGACGGAGCACTATCAGCGCCCGAACTACCTTCCATTAGACGCGATAGAG GAAGAATACCGTCATCACCCAGTGTGTTCACATCAGATGAGTACCGAGCATGGCTGAGTCGAACGCCGAGTACCAGTGCATTGTACGAGCAGATTAGAGCCACTACGACTAGACCACCACGTTACACTTACAGCGCAGAGAACATCCACGCAGCTGTAAATCAA GGTGAATATGGAAGCTATGGGACGTACAGACCATTGTCCAGCACGCTGGATCGTTTGTCAACAAGATCAGCCTCTGCTCAGCAAGTGAATCTTGCCAACTTAAGAGCATCGACAGCGATCAGCTCGACGTGTCATCGTGGAACAGCGAACCCAAGACCGGCCTCGGTTGCATCCAGTGCTCGTACGTCCTTGACGAGTCAGAAACCGTCACTGAGCAGCTCCACCACCCAGAGGGCAACGTCGGTCAGAAGAATCAGGAACCTGCTAGACCTGGAGTCCACCCGAAGCATACCTACCCCCACACCTACCAGAACTCAGGATCAAAGACTGCTAGATATTAATCCTGCAG AGTTCCTTAAGTATAAGATAGAAAAACCTCCGACTGTGGGAACTCCGAGCTCGACTAGCTCTCTTTTGAGCTCGCTCGGGGAAACCAGCAGCGGTGACCTGGCGGGTGGTGTTAGTGGACTACTTTGGGTCCATCTTCTGGCAGGTCGTGGCCTCCGTTCAACAACATCCTCCTCAGCGGCCACTACTCCTTCCACACCATCAGGTCAGCCTAATTTAG CTAGTTGCGGCTTGAGAGACCTTTACTGCGTGTTGGAGTGCGATAGGGTGCACAAGGCGAGGACAGTGATGCGAACTGGCGATTTAATGTTCGACTGGGACGAAACCTTCGAGCTGGATCTCGTTGGCAACCGGCAGTTAGACTTGCTGGTCTATTCCTGGGATCCACAGTACAGGCACAAGCTTTGTTACAAAGGATCTGTGCACCTGGCGACCCTTTTGAAAGAATCACCAGTTCACCAGCTAGCTGTCAAAGTCGAACCACGTGGCACAATTTATCTAAGACTGAGATATACGGATGCTCAGCAAACATTCCGAAGGAGAGGACTCCCAGTCATATCTCTGGCTACCAGAGTGGCGCCACTTTTCGGAGTTGACCTTGACACAGTG GTGAGTCGAGAGAGCAAGACTGGTGGAGTTCCTGGAGGTGTTTCTACCGCCCTAGCCATGGGTGTTCCAAATGTGCCCATAATTGTATGGCGTTGTGTCGAAGAAGTTGAAAGAAGAGGTCTTGACATCATTG GTCTATACAGGCTCTGTGGATCAGCTACGAAAAAAAGGATACTTAGGGAGGCTTTTGAAAGGAATGCTCGTTCAGTGAACCTGTCGCCTGACAATGTACCAGATATCAACGTGATTACTG GTGTACTGAAGGATTACTTGCGAGAACTTCCAGAACCACTCTTCACGAGGTGCCTCTATCAGATGATGGTCGATGCATTGGCCGTCTGTCTACCGGATGATCCACAAGGCAACGCAAAACTCATGTTCAGTATACTTGACTGTTTACCAAAGGTGAACAGG TGTACGTTAATCTACTTGCTGGACCATCTGGCAATGGTAGTATCACAGTGTAATAAGATGTCACCAGCAAGTTTGGCAGTTTGTTTCGGACCAGTTTTAATGCTACATTCTGAAGAGAACGGGCCGCCTTTGGATTTCCAACAACCAATAGCAGTTCTCAAATATCTTCTTGAAATTTGGCCTGTTAAGTCAG ACAGTTCGGAAGATTTCTTCAGTCGCTTCGGCGCTTCCTCGAGTTACGCCAACAGTCGAGCACAACAGCAGTCAACAGCAACTGCAGCACCAGCAGCAGGCTCAGCAACAGGTGCAACAGCAACTGCAGGGAACATTGGGACGCACAGGGCTGCCCTGGCAGCCTCAACACTCACTTCATCAACAGCCCCCAACTACGGCAGCACCCGCAGCCCTCGCGCCCTCCACTCGTCCTCCACCACCGGTCAAGCCTCGCCAG GTTAA